Proteins encoded together in one Chaetodon auriga isolate fChaAug3 chromosome 20, fChaAug3.hap1, whole genome shotgun sequence window:
- the pagr1 gene encoding PAXIP1-associated glutamate-rich protein 1, with translation MQAEATDSSLSEGIEALGVKDTEKPAAVEEEGGNTEQQDTEMTAATEEDTESKDGKDRDTDAAEGEACKDEPQADAGVDGEDGKQAAAVDGEWELAYSDEEMEDPKNWMPPPAEIKRLYELLAKGEMLELDFVPLPRRPPTPERTPSPDRDDEEEAAKEREREERERKPPTPTEFDFDDEQMQATPKNAFINRRRTPGSSARSSVKREARLDKVLSDMKRHRKIEEHIMRTGRDLFRTEKKLEEALSPNSQKEREKERERDSNPNTIFSPRQRRY, from the exons ATGCAGGCTGAGGCCACAGACTCTTCGCTGAGCGAGGGCATAGAAGCTCTGGGTGTGAAGGATacagaaaaacctgcagcagtcgaagaggagggaggcaaCACAGAGCAACAAGACACGGAGATGACTGCGGCcacagaggaggacacagaAAGCAAGGATGGAAAGG acagagacacagatgcaGCGGAAGGAGAGGCATGCAAGGACGAACCTCAGGCAGACGCTGGGGTGGACGGCGAAGACGGAAAGCAGGCGGCAGCCGTGGACGGCGAATGGGAGCTTGCATACAGCGACGAGGAAATGGAGGACCCCAAAAACTGGATGCCCCCTCCTGCTGAGATCAAAAGACTCTACGAGCTCCTCGCTAAAGGGGAGATGCTGGAATTGGACTTTGTGCCCCTTCCTAGGAGGCCCCCTACACCTGAACGTACCCCCTCACCTGACAGAGACGATGAGGAAGAGGCGGcgaaggaaagggagagggaggagagagagcgcaa GCCTCCAACTCCTACTGAGTTTGACTTTGATGATGAGCAAATGCAAGCCACTCCGAAAAATGCCTTCATCAACAGACGCAGAACACCAG GATCTTCAGCCCGCTCCTCTGTGAAAAGGGAAGCCCGGCTGGACAAAGTACTGTCAGACATGAAACGCCACCGAAAAATCGAGGAGCACATCATGCGCACGGGTCGAGATCTCTTCCGGACcgagaagaagctggaggaggctcTGTCTCCAAACAGCCAGAAGGAgcgggagaaggagagggaacgAGACAGCAACCCCAACACCATCTTCTCCCCGAGACAGAGGAGATACTGA